The following coding sequences lie in one Kryptolebias marmoratus isolate JLee-2015 linkage group LG5, ASM164957v2, whole genome shotgun sequence genomic window:
- the gmnn gene encoding geminin: MNTTGNLKPSQKSNENIKSFFVQSQNKMGQPRQSLQVLQPSAVNTSLGSAQMGKVIPKRKHWIPDQTRGPKRVKMEVKSTQTEEADCLPDGVSREAYDLMVRETPPSAYWKEVAEERRKALYNVLQENEKLHKDIEARDEQIGQLQSENEELQELAQHVQYMADMIERLTGKCPGNLEEMKDIALDAEEKTAEEDDEEELDFGASDEEYDETTDQEEAGLSERE, encoded by the exons atgaataccACTGGAAACTTAAAACCGAGTCAAAAGTCCAACGAGAATATAAAG AGCTTTTTTGTGCAATCGCAAAATAAAATGGGACAACCCAGGCAAAGTTTGCAGGTCCTTCAACCCTCAGCAGTCAACACAAGTTTGGGGTCTGCTCAG atGGGAAAAGTTATTCCCAAGCGAAAACACTGGATACCCGATCAAACTAGAGGTCCCAAGAGGGTAAAGATGGAAGTTAAATCCACACAAACGGAAGAAGCCGATTGTTTACCAGATGGCGTCTCCAGAGAAGCTTATGACCTTATGGTCAGAG AAACGCCGCCTTCCGCTTACTGGAAAGAAGTAGCCGAGGAGCGGCGAAAGGCATTGTACAACGTCCTACAGGAGAATGAGAAG ttgcATAAAGACATTGAGGCCAGAGACGAACAGATTGGGCAGCTTCAGAGTGAAAACgaagagctgcaggagctggcGCAGCACGTTCAGTACATGGCTGACATGATCGAG AGACTGACTGGGAAATGTCCCGGCAACCTGGAGGAAATGAAGGACATTGCTCTTGATGCGGAGGAGAAGACGGCagaggaagatgatgaagaggagcttGACTTCGGTGCGAGTGACGAGGAGTACGATGAGACAACAGACCAGGAAGAAGCGGGACTCTCGGAGCGGGAATAA
- the lg5h6orf62 gene encoding uncharacterized protein C6orf62 homolog has product MGDPTSRRNQTRNRLRAQLRKKRESLADQFDFKIYIAFVFKEKKKKSALFEVAEVVPVMTNNYEENILRGVRDSSYSLESSIELLQKDVVQLHAPRYQSMRRDVIGCTQEMDFILWPRNDIEKIVCLLFSRWKGAEDEPFRPVQAKFEFHHGDYEKQCLHALGRKDKAGMVMNNPTQSVFLFMDRQHLQTPKTKATVFKLCSLCLYLPQDQLTCWGVGDVEDHLRPYMPD; this is encoded by the exons ATGGGGGACCCAACTTCGCGAAGAAACCAAACAAGAAATCGTCTTCGAGCTCAACTTCGAAAGAAAAGGGAATCTTTGGCTGATCAGTTTGACTTCAAGATTTATATTGCCTTTGTATTCAAGGAAAAG aagaaGAAGTCTGCTCTTTTTGAGGTTGCTGAAGTGGTGCCTGTGATGACCAACAACTATGAAGAAAACATCCTAAGAGGTGTGCGCGATTCGAGCTACTCGCTTGAAAGTTCGATAGAACTCCTGCAGAAAGATGTTGTTCAACTGCACGCCCCCCGATACCAGTCAATGCGAAGG GATGTGATAGGCTGCACACAGGAAATGGATTTTATCCTTTGGCCACGCAACGATATTGAGAAGATCGTCTGCCTGCTGTTCTCCAGATGGAAGGGGGCTGAGGATGAACCCTTTAGGCCTGTTCAG GCCAAGTTTGAATTTCATCATGGAGACTACGAGAAGCAGTGTCTGCATGCGCTGGGTCGTAAAGACAAGGCTGGAATGGTCATGAACAACCCAACTCAGTCTGTATTCCTCTTCATGGATAGACAACACTTACAG ACTCCTAAAACCAAGGCCACAGTTTTCAAGTTGTGCAGCCTGTGCCTGTACTTGCCCCAGGACCAGCTCACCTGCTGGGGTGTGGGAGACGTCGAGGATCACCTCCGCCCATACATGCCTGATTAA
- the acot13 gene encoding acyl-coenzyme A thioesterase 13, translating to MGSLTLNSLKQIMRAMVDHAGFDRVLNKVNVLSASPGKVVCEMRVEEEHTNRGGTMHGGLTATLVDVISTMAIMNSERGAPGVSVDMNITYMNAAKMGEDVLITAQVLKQGRTLAFATVDLTSKATGKIIAQGRHTKHLGSS from the exons ATGGGCTCTCTGACGTTGAACTCTTTGAAACAAATAATGAGAGCAATGGTGGACCACGCGGGCTTTGACAGAGTCTTGAACAAG GTGAACGTGTTGTCTGCCAGCCCGGGGAAGGTGGTGTGTGAGATGCGGGTGGAGGAGGAGCACACTAACCGGGGTGGGACGATGCACGGCGGGTTAACAGCCACCCTGGTGGATGTCATCTCCACCATGGCCATCATGAACAGCGAGAGGGGAGCCCCCGGGGTCAGTGTGGACATGAACATAAC GTACATGAATGCTGCCAAGATGGGGGAAGATGTTCTCATCACCGCTCAAGTCCTCAAGCAGGGCCGGACGCTCGCATTCGCCACGGTAGACCTCACCAGCAAAGCCACCGGGAAGATCATCGCACAAGGGAGGCACACAAAACATCTTGGCAGCAGCTAA
- the tdp2b gene encoding tyrosyl-DNA phosphodiesterase 2 isoform X1, translating into MASTSASGVPSRVSDVEEDRTRLCDQFSAIAGTDGAVAQCFLAENDWEMERALNSFFEADMERVFAEDFEENNSSPQNKRQKTEKPSQDDCIDLTRDSPAARKPSDEDDSKLSVISWNVDGLDTDNLAERARGLCSYLVLYTPDVVFLQELIPPYVQYLKKRAVSYLIIEAGEEGYFTGMMLKKSRVKFLESEIVNYPSTQMMRNLLVAQVAFKGQKLCLMTSHLESCKGHAEERMKQLRVVMQRMKDAPDDVSVLFGGDTNLRDTEVAKVGLPSSVCDVWERLGKQEHCRYTWDTKANSNKTVPYVSRCRFDRIYLRPATQEGVPRLGPDHMALVGLEKLDCGRYTSDHWGIYCSFTAE; encoded by the exons ATGGCCTCTACATCAGCCTCTGGTGTCCCGTCTCGTGTTTCTGACGTGGAGGAGGACAGGACTCGGCTGTGCGACCAGTTTTCTGCGATAGCGGGAACCGACGGCGCCGTGGCTCAGTGTTTCCTGGCTGAGAATGACTGGGAGATGGAG AGAGCTCTGAACTCATTCTTTGAGGCAGACATGGAGAGGGTATTTGCAGAggattttgaagaaaataacaGCAGCCCCCAAAATAAGAGGCAGAAGACTGAGAAACCCTCCCAGGATGATTG CATCGATTTAACCAGAGACAGTCCTGCTGCACGGAAGCCCTCAGATGAAGATGACAGCAAGCTGTCGGTGATCTCCTGGAACGTGGACGGACTCGACACAGACAACCTTGCAGAGCGTGCCAGAGGCCTGTGTTCCTATTTAGTCTT ATACACACCTGACGTGGTGTTCCTACAGGAGCTCATCCCTCCCTACGTCCAGTACTTGAAGAAACGAGCTGTTAGCTACCTGATCATCGAAG CCGGGGAAGAAGGTTACTTCACAGGGATGATGCTGAAAAAGTCACGAGTCAAGTTTTTGGAGAGTGAGATAGTAAACTACCCCTCAACACAGATGATGAGGAATCTACTTGTAGCTCAG GTGGCTTTTAAAGGCCAGAAGTTGTGTCTGATGACTTCTCACCTTGAGAGTTGTAAAGGCCACGCAGAAGAGCGGATGAAACAGCTGCGGGTGGTGATGCAGAGGATGAAAGACGCTCCCGATGACGTCAGCGTCCTCTTCGGAGGGGACACAAACCTGAGGGACACCGAG GTGGCCAAAGTGGGCCTGCCTTCGAGTGTCTGCGACGTGTGGGAGCGACTGGGCAAACAGGAGCACTGCCGCTACACCTGGGACACCAAAGCTAACAGCAATAAAACCGTTCCCTACGTCAGCCGCTGCCGCTTCGATCGCATCTACCTCCGCCCAGCTACGCAGGAAGGAGTCCCACGGCTGGGCCCTGATCACATGGCCCTGGTGGGGCTGGAGAAGCTGGACTGTGGCCGTTACACTAGTGACCACTGGGGCATTTACTGCAGCTTCACTGCGGagtag
- the tdp2b gene encoding tyrosyl-DNA phosphodiesterase 2 isoform X2: MTGRWRYSEHNSLLLWAESSSAQLQPVPLISFKRALNSFFEADMERVFAEDFEENNSSPQNKRQKTEKPSQDDCIDLTRDSPAARKPSDEDDSKLSVISWNVDGLDTDNLAERARGLCSYLVLYTPDVVFLQELIPPYVQYLKKRAVSYLIIEAGEEGYFTGMMLKKSRVKFLESEIVNYPSTQMMRNLLVAQVAFKGQKLCLMTSHLESCKGHAEERMKQLRVVMQRMKDAPDDVSVLFGGDTNLRDTEVAKVGLPSSVCDVWERLGKQEHCRYTWDTKANSNKTVPYVSRCRFDRIYLRPATQEGVPRLGPDHMALVGLEKLDCGRYTSDHWGIYCSFTAE, translated from the exons ATGACTGGGAGATGGAGGTACAGTGAACACAACTCTTTACTGCTGTGGGCAGAgagcagctcagctcagctgcaGCCTGTTCCACTGATTAGCTTCAAG AGAGCTCTGAACTCATTCTTTGAGGCAGACATGGAGAGGGTATTTGCAGAggattttgaagaaaataacaGCAGCCCCCAAAATAAGAGGCAGAAGACTGAGAAACCCTCCCAGGATGATTG CATCGATTTAACCAGAGACAGTCCTGCTGCACGGAAGCCCTCAGATGAAGATGACAGCAAGCTGTCGGTGATCTCCTGGAACGTGGACGGACTCGACACAGACAACCTTGCAGAGCGTGCCAGAGGCCTGTGTTCCTATTTAGTCTT ATACACACCTGACGTGGTGTTCCTACAGGAGCTCATCCCTCCCTACGTCCAGTACTTGAAGAAACGAGCTGTTAGCTACCTGATCATCGAAG CCGGGGAAGAAGGTTACTTCACAGGGATGATGCTGAAAAAGTCACGAGTCAAGTTTTTGGAGAGTGAGATAGTAAACTACCCCTCAACACAGATGATGAGGAATCTACTTGTAGCTCAG GTGGCTTTTAAAGGCCAGAAGTTGTGTCTGATGACTTCTCACCTTGAGAGTTGTAAAGGCCACGCAGAAGAGCGGATGAAACAGCTGCGGGTGGTGATGCAGAGGATGAAAGACGCTCCCGATGACGTCAGCGTCCTCTTCGGAGGGGACACAAACCTGAGGGACACCGAG GTGGCCAAAGTGGGCCTGCCTTCGAGTGTCTGCGACGTGTGGGAGCGACTGGGCAAACAGGAGCACTGCCGCTACACCTGGGACACCAAAGCTAACAGCAATAAAACCGTTCCCTACGTCAGCCGCTGCCGCTTCGATCGCATCTACCTCCGCCCAGCTACGCAGGAAGGAGTCCCACGGCTGGGCCCTGATCACATGGCCCTGGTGGGGCTGGAGAAGCTGGACTGTGGCCGTTACACTAGTGACCACTGGGGCATTTACTGCAGCTTCACTGCGGagtag